In Glycine max cultivar Williams 82 chromosome 7, Glycine_max_v4.0, whole genome shotgun sequence, a single window of DNA contains:
- the BAG6A gene encoding BAG family molecular chaperone regulator 6, which produces MMPAYRSMDSYPCQRNQIPFPHYYHPGIEAIPPQMKLDPSKPPFSYDQHWPYAGNFGHPTSPHFCCGHNNFPCHYSYMPSYPHAPSPMYYSGTCPSYSEPYFVPYSPQPHYTMELPRYENDKCMPRELHCSGSANHPCNQKEGRSVKIEEHELDGGKKENDALVPIQLKNYPYPLVWIPQEYTSNKQLKNPSTMEVREQNKPSSLENSNVDAQPTQEPIVWNGWLPFNIKGARNMIHDGYGTRNQKQESGNNRGESENGKIDQKHQSEQKRSEFPFPIFWLPYYNKQEESGETKNQEKNISSPKIVEEVPHTFKFVPVKSHVDEGGRNRTGSNQADQSTNTNASSDAVEKVNNARSIPVKQIESHEGKNVSLDQMEENVTQKDSCTGDKKRQSTSSPKGSKLPPVCLRVDPLPRKKNGHGSSSSRSPSPPSSKGNSQATTGETFKTPVSGTHDKAQPNLNHQNAPNTSEKVKPKENTIPVSECMTNENKGVDCRDGCQSQMKVNIPSKGLKGARETCPDDDDYKTEDKKAEKGAENMMEETTESREEKDSSTRTDAGRKDGRVLSDADAAVLIQAAYRSYLVRKWEPLKKLKQIDEVRKEVTRVQGRVQAFERSPELQNDDKQKIAIEETIMKLLLKLDTILGLHPSFREIRKSLARELIILQERLDSIMAKKPQQQMPDVQEHVEITPMNMQSEEHVQKQQEEKVAVPEDSAEGTRDDVKGPCANDGGSESQSPVDPPSNEGAESVALPNGSDNEDTSQVVTSDALNSSSDLSESDKMAVESEAKSEVKDNPIAEDIPIEVDKLDKTVWEELPVGVIDEDINDVSIEKEEHDDIRSGSLPAMVNDSAQEGLNSESYAMMELPLGLHEEHERDNEMNISNGETRSENEIFIEELPVGLHDEDTTISKDKRDGQAKPKTYKEVRLAQEGECNADEETSSSTDDTANETQLEQQQKLKEQEEVHYSRESDGWVKIEYPEEGELNGDAPMDIRVECKSGEEAGTDTKLLPLTTQVSDNEPENEDVFSEANYVNNKLTEPMEFVPSNDTQKEETPEMVAEEAIIPDDKDTENLAKEKTEVSAEPPPALQDRGLNGDSKLLEENEKLREMMKKLLEAGNEQLSVISDLTVRVKDLEKKLARRRSKRVKTKQYRPAASKMSTHEMKSS; this is translated from the exons ATGATGCCTGCATACAGAAGCATGGACTCGTACCCATGTCAGAGAAACCAAATACCTTTCCCTCATTATTATCATCCAGGCATTGAAGCTATTCCCCCTCAAATGAAGCTTGATCCATCCAAACCACCCTTTTCTTATGACCAACATTGGCCCTATGCCGGCAATTTTGGGCACCCTACTTCCCCACATTTCTGCTGTGGCCACAACAACTTCCCTTGTCATTATAGCTACATGCCTTCATATCCTCATGCCCCTTCTCCAATGTACTATTCTGGAACTTGTCCTTCATATAGTGAACCATATTTTGTTCCTTATTCCCCACAACCACATTATACCATGGAGCTGCCTAGGTATGAAAATGACAAATGCATGCCCCGAGAGCTTCATTGTTCTGGTTCTGCTAATCATCCATGCAACCAAAAGGAAGGTAGAAGTGTGAAGATTGAAGAGCATGAACTGGATGGTGGAAAGAAAGAGAATGATGCTTTGGTCCCAATTCAGCTCAAGAATTATCCATATCCCTTAGTTTGGATTCCACAGGAGTACACAAGTAACAAacagctgaaaaatcctagtACAATGGAAGTTCGTGAACAAAACAAGCCTTCTAGTCTTGAGAATTCTAATGTTGATGCGCAGCCAACACAGGAGCCTATAGTATGGAATGGATGGCTTCCCTTCAATATAAAGGGTGCCCGGAACATGATTCACGATGGATATGGAACAAGAAACCAGAAACAGGAGTCTGGCAATAATAGAGGGGAATCTGAAAATGGAAAAATAGACCAGAAACATCAAAGTGAACAGAAGAGGTCAGAATTCCCATTCCCTATCTTCTGGTTGCCTTATTACAATAAGCAGGAGGAGAGTGGAGAGACTAAGAACCAGGAGAAAAACATTTCTTCACCAAAAATTGTTGAGGAGGTACCCCATACATTCAAATTTGTTCCAGTGAAGTCTCATGTTGATGAAGGTGGTAGGAACAGAACCGGATCAAATCAAGCTGATCAATCCACAAATACAAATGCTTCTTCGGATGCTGTAGAGAAAGTGAATAATGCCAGAAGCATACCTGTGAAGCAGATAGAATCCCACGAAGGAAAAAATGTTTCTCTCGATCAAATGGAAGAGAATGTGACACAAAAGGACTCTTGCACTGGGGACAAAAAGAGACAATCTACATCTTCACCTAAAGGATCCAAGTTACCTCCGGTTTGTCTGAGAGTTGATCCACTACCAAGGAAGAAAAATGGCCACGGGAGTTCGAGTTCGAGGTCCCCAAGTCCACCTTCATCAAAAGGGAATTCCCAAGCTACAACTGGTGAAACATTCAAGACTCCTGTGAGTGGCACACATGACAAGGCTCAGCCAAATTTGAATCATCAGAATGCTCCAAACACCAGTGAGAAAGTTAAACCAAAGGAGAACACCATTCCGGTGTCAGAATGCATGACTAATGAAAACAAGGGTGTTGACTGTAGGGATGGATGTCAGAGCCAGATGAAAGTAAACATACCCAGTAAAGGTCTGAAAGGGGCAAGGGAAACATGTCCAGATGATGATGACTATAAGACTGAAGATAAAAAGGCAGAGAAAGGAGCAGAAAATATGATGGAGGAAACTACTGAATCAAGGGAAGAGAAGGATTCAAGCACACGAACTGATGCGGGTCGAAAAGATGGAAGAGTTTTGTCAGATGCAGATGCTGCTGTTTTGATACAAGCTGCATATCGCAGTTATCTAGTTAGAAAATGGGAACCGTTGAAGAAGTTGAAGCAGATAGATGAAGTCAGGAAGGAGGTGACTCGTGTTCAAGGCCGTGTTCAAGCTTTTGAGAGATCTCCCGAACTTCAAAATgatgacaaacaaaaaattgcAATTGAAGAGACCATAATGAAACTCCTGCTGAAGTTGGATACTATACTG GGTTTGCATCCAAGTTTCAGGGAGATCAGAAAATCCTTGGCTAGGGAGCTCATAATCTTGCAAGAAAGGCTTGATTCTATAATGGCCAAGAAACCTCAGCAGCAGATGCCGGATGTTCAGGAACACGTTGAAATCACTCCAATGAACATGCAGAGTgaagaacatgtgcaaaagcAGCAAGAAGAAAAGGTTGCTGTACCAGAGGATTCAGCTGAAGGCACTAGGGATGATGTAAAAGGTCCTTGTGCTAATGATGGTGGAAGTGAATCTCAGTCACCAGTTGATCCTCCATCAAATGAGGGAGCAGAGTCTGTTGCACTTCCAAATGGCTCAGATAATGAGGACACCAGCCAAGTGGTTACATCTGATGCATTGAATTCTTCAAGTGATCTGTCTGAGAGTGACAAAATGGCTGTGGAATCCGAAGCTAAATCAGAAGTGAAAGACAATCCGATTGCGGAAGACATTCCCATTGAGGTTGATAAATTGGACAAGACTGTTTGGGAAGAATTGCCTGTGGGAGTTATTGATGAAGATATCAATGATGTTAGTATTGAGAAGGAAGAACATGATGATATTAGATCGGGAAGTCTCCCAGCCATGGTGAATGATTCGGCACAAGAAGGATTAAATTCAGAGAGCTATGCAATGATGGAACTGCCATTGGGATTACATGAGGAGCATGAAAGGGACAATGAAATGAATATTTCTAATGGAGAAACACGGTCTGAGAATGAGATATTTATTGAGGAGCTTCCTGTGGGACTGCACGATGAAGATACAACAATATctaaagataagagggatggtCAAGCTAAGCCTAAAACATATAAAGAGGTTCGACTAGCTCAAGAAGGGGAATGCAATGCAGATGAGGAAACAAGTTCTTCCACAGATGACACTGCCAACGAAACTCAACTAGAGCAACAGCAGAAGCTGAAAGAGCAAGAAGAGGTGCATTATTCTAGGGAATCAGATGGCTGGGTAAAAATTGAGTACCCGGAAGAAGGTGAACTCAATGGTGATGCACCAATGGATATAAGAGTTGAGTGCAAGTCAGGTGAGGAAGCTGGAACTGATACTAAGTTGCTTCCTTTAACAACACAAGTCAGTGATAATGAACCAGAAAATGAAGATGTATTCTCAGAAGCAAATTatgtaaataacaaattaaccGAGCCAATGGAGTTTGTACCTTCCAATGACACACAGAAGGAGGAGACACCAGAGATGGTTGCTGAAGAGGCAATTATCCCTGATGATAAAGACACAGAAAATTTGGCCAAAGAGAAAACTGAAGTATCTGCAGAACCACCACCTGCATTGCAAGACCGAGGGTTAAACGGTGACTCGAAgttattagaagagaatgagaagTTAAGGGAGATGATGAAGAAGTTGCTTGAAGCCGGGAATGAACAGTTAAGCGTGATATCAGATTTGACTGTCAGAGTGAAGGACTTGGAGAAGAAATTAGCCAGGAGAAGGAGTAAGAGAGTGAAGACAAAACAGTATAGACCCGCAGCTTCCAAAATGTCTACCCATGAAATGAAATCCTCCTAA